ATTGCCAGCGCATTGACGCCGCCTTCCGTCACCAGCGCTTCTGCGGACAGGACGCCGAGATCGGCGACGATCCCTGCTCGAAGCGCCTCGAAGCCCATCGGCGGTGCATAGGCATTGAATTCGCCGGCCTCGATGGAGCAGATCATGGCCTCGCGCACGGCGGGATGCGCGGGGATGTGGTTGGTGTTCTGTCCCATCCACGCCAGATCCGGCGTCGAGAACAGGTCGTCGAAATAGCGGTTTCGAATACGGGCGTCGCTCATGATCGTCAGATCACCGAACCACGCGCGGCGATGCCGCCGTCGATGGTGACGACCGTGCCGGTGATGTAGCCGGCCTTGGGCGAGGCGAGGAAGGCGCAGAGATCGGCGACTTCTTCGGCCGTGGCCGGACGCTTGCCCGGATATTTGTCGTAGAGTTCTTTCCAACGGCTCTCATCACCAAGCATGTCGATCGCCTTGCGCTTCATGATCTTGAACATGCGCGCGGTATCGACCGGCCCGGGATTGACGCCGATAACGCGGATGCCCTGATCGAGGCTGCGGCCGCCGAGTGCCTTGGTGAAGCTCATCAGGGCGGCGTTACCGGTCGAGCCAGCAAAATAGGCGGCATCCCAGTTTTCACCGGAATTGCCGATGACGTTGATGATCACACCGTCGCGGCCCTTGCGGCGCTTCCAGAATTCGCGGGAAAGGGTAATGTAGCCGAAGACCTTGAGATCGAAACCGCGGCGGATGGCTTCGTCGGTGACATCCTCGATCGAACCGGCGGGGATATCACCCGCGTTGTTCATCAGGATATCATAGTCGCCACAGGCCTTGTCGAGCGCGACCATGGCTTCGGTCGTACCCAGGTCCGCCTCGTGCACCGTGACGTTGACCGGGTACTGGGCGAGTTCCTTCTTAAGGGCCTGCATGGCCGCGCCGTTGCGGGCGGCCAGGTGGAGGTGGCATCCTTCAGCGGCCAGAACCTTGGCGATCGCGTAGCCGATGCCCTGGGATGCTCCGGTGATGAGGGCCGTTTTGCCAGCAAGATTCAGTTCCACCTACGTCTCCTGTGATGAATACATATTTCTCTTTTTTGCATACGCCATTTCTGCGCTCTGTCCATGGATTTTTGCCGAATATCGAAATTTTCCACCCCAGAAAGAGAACTAATGGCTACATTATTCCAAAATGCCGCCAATATAAGCAAAATGCAGAGGCAGTCAGCCGACTAAATAGGCGAATTGGGCCGCTCGATAAAAAAATAATATACGTATACATTTATCTCTTGCACGAATACATGTTCCGTCCCTTAATGTCCGGATGGCAGGACCAGCAGGTCTCTGGAATTTTCAAGAGCAAAAGGCCTCAAAGCCGGCATGGCAGATGTTCAGCTTAAAAAGGTGGGCAAGACCTACGAGAGTGCTTCGGCAACCACGATCGATGGACTTGACCTGCATATTTGCAGCGGCGAATTCGTGGTGCTTGTCGGCCCCTCGGGCTGCGGCAAGTCCACGACGCTGCGCATGATCGCCGGCCTGGAAGAGGTCAGCAGCGGCGAGATCTGGATCGGCGATCGCCGCGTAGACGAGCTCGATCCGCGCGAGCGCGACATCGCCATGGTTTTCCAGAACTACGCGCTCTATCCACATATGACAGTCGCCCAGAACATGAGCTTTGGCCTGCGTCTGGCAAAGGTGGACAAGACCGAAATTCGCCGCAAGGTCGAAGAAGCCGCCAAGATGCTGGAGATTTCCGCGCTGCTCAATCGGCGACCGAAGCAGCTTTCCGGCGGCCAGCGGCAGCGTGTCGCGATGGGGCGCGCCATGGTTCGCGATCCGGCAGTTTTCCTGTTCGACGAACCGCTTTCCAACCTGGATGCGAAACTGCGCGGACAGATGCGCACGGAAATCCGTCGGCTGCACAAGCGCCTGAAGGCGACCACCGTCTACGTGACCCACGACCAGGTCGAGGCAATGACGCTCGCCGATCGCGTCGTGGTGCTGAACAACGGCAAGATCGAGCAGCAGGGCACGCCTCAGGAACTCTACGAACGTCCCGCCACCCGCTTCGTGGCCGGCTTCATCGGAAGCCCCTCGATGAATTTCCTGCCGGCACAGGTTGCGCTGGAAGGCGGGGAGCCCGTGCTCAAATTCAACGATACTACACTGCCGTCACCAGCTGGCCGGAGAGATGCTCTTCTGCCGTATGTCGGGAAGACCGTCGAAGTGGGGTTGAGGCCGGAACACTTTCTGGCCGGCGAAGGTGAGCCTGATTTTTCGGTTCCCGTGGACATGGCCGAGCTGCTCGGGCCGACGACGCTGGTTCACTTCACCCTTGCCGGCGTGCCCTGCGCAGCCATGCTTGCGCCGCAGCACGCGCTCCCCGAAGGAGGTCAGCAGCCGCTCCGCATCGCACATGACCGCATGTCGCTTTTCGACCCCGATACCGGCGGC
This genomic window from Neorhizobium galegae contains:
- a CDS encoding SDR family oxidoreductase; its protein translation is MELNLAGKTALITGASQGIGYAIAKVLAAEGCHLHLAARNGAAMQALKKELAQYPVNVTVHEADLGTTEAMVALDKACGDYDILMNNAGDIPAGSIEDVTDEAIRRGFDLKVFGYITLSREFWKRRKGRDGVIINVIGNSGENWDAAYFAGSTGNAALMSFTKALGGRSLDQGIRVIGVNPGPVDTARMFKIMKRKAIDMLGDESRWKELYDKYPGKRPATAEEVADLCAFLASPKAGYITGTVVTIDGGIAARGSVI
- a CDS encoding ABC transporter ATP-binding protein, which gives rise to MADVQLKKVGKTYESASATTIDGLDLHICSGEFVVLVGPSGCGKSTTLRMIAGLEEVSSGEIWIGDRRVDELDPRERDIAMVFQNYALYPHMTVAQNMSFGLRLAKVDKTEIRRKVEEAAKMLEISALLNRRPKQLSGGQRQRVAMGRAMVRDPAVFLFDEPLSNLDAKLRGQMRTEIRRLHKRLKATTVYVTHDQVEAMTLADRVVVLNNGKIEQQGTPQELYERPATRFVAGFIGSPSMNFLPAQVALEGGEPVLKFNDTTLPSPAGRRDALLPYVGKTVEVGLRPEHFLAGEGEPDFSVPVDMAELLGPTTLVHFTLAGVPCAAMLAPQHALPEGGQQPLRIAHDRMSLFDPDTGGTI